From Candidatus Nitricoxidivorans perseverans, the proteins below share one genomic window:
- a CDS encoding integration host factor subunit beta, with protein sequence MTKSELIARLAGRFPQLVSKDADFAVKVILDAMTAALARGDRIEIRGFGSFALNYRPPRIGRNPKSGEKVQVPAKYVPHFKAGKELRERVDQPSA encoded by the coding sequence ATGACCAAATCCGAACTGATCGCCCGGCTTGCGGGGCGTTTTCCGCAGCTGGTGAGTAAGGATGCTGACTTCGCGGTCAAGGTCATTCTCGATGCCATGACCGCCGCGCTCGCGCGCGGCGATCGCATCGAGATCCGCGGCTTCGGCAGTTTCGCGCTCAACTACCGGCCGCCGCGCATCGGACGAAATCCGAAGTCGGGCGAGAAGGTGCAGGTGCCCGCCAAGTACGTGCCGCACTTCAAGGCCGGCAAGGAATTGCGCGAACGAGTTGACCAGCCGTCGGCATAA
- a CDS encoding type II toxin-antitoxin system HicA family toxin yields MKRRDLIRLLEQMGCVLVRNGGRHDWYTNPDTRQSQPVPRHNEINEHLARSIIRKLEKGNA; encoded by the coding sequence ATGAAGCGGCGCGACCTCATCAGGCTGCTTGAGCAGATGGGATGCGTGCTCGTCCGGAACGGCGGCCGCCACGACTGGTATACAAACCCTGACACCCGGCAGTCCCAACCCGTGCCGAGACACAACGAGATCAACGAACATCTGGCCAGGTCGATCATCAGAAAACTGGAAAAGGGCAATGCCTGA
- the rpsA gene encoding 30S ribosomal protein S1, giving the protein MSATAAVAVPAEKSAMESFAALFEESLQRQEMRAGEVITAEVVRVDQNFVVVNAGLKSESFIASEEFKNDRGEIEAKPGDFVQVAIEMLEDGYGETRLSRDKAKRIAAWNDLDKALTDGILVKGMITGKVKGGLTVMANGIRAFLPGSLVDTRPVKDTTPFEGKEFEFRVIKLDRKRNNVVLSRRAVLEANMGEERQKLLENLQEGTVVKGIVKNITDYGAFVDLGGIDGLLHITDLAWRRVRHPSEVLNVGDEVTAKVLKFDQEKNRVSLGMKQLGDDPWMGIARRYPQGTRLFGKVTNLTDYGAFVEIEQGIEGLVHVSEMDWTNKNIHPTKVVQLGDEVEVMILEIDEERRRISLGMKQCQSNPWDDFAVNHKKGDKVCGAIKSITDFGIFIGLPGGIDGLVHLSDLSWSSTGEEAKQNYKKGDEVEAVVLSIDVEKERISLGIKQLEGDPFTNYIATHDKNSVVRGTVKSVDAKGAVVDLGGDMEGYLRVSEASRERIEDLRSLLKEGDEVEAMIINVDRKSRSINLSIKAKDQAEQTEAMQKLASDSGASSGTTNLGALLKAKLNQQ; this is encoded by the coding sequence ATGTCTGCTACCGCTGCCGTCGCCGTCCCCGCTGAAAAAAGCGCCATGGAAAGTTTCGCCGCCCTCTTCGAGGAAAGCCTCCAGCGCCAGGAAATGCGCGCCGGCGAAGTCATCACGGCCGAAGTCGTCCGCGTCGACCAGAACTTCGTGGTCGTCAACGCCGGACTCAAATCCGAATCCTTCATCGCGTCCGAGGAGTTCAAGAACGACCGCGGTGAAATCGAAGCCAAGCCTGGCGATTTTGTGCAGGTCGCCATCGAGATGCTCGAGGACGGCTACGGCGAGACCCGTTTGAGCCGCGACAAGGCCAAGCGCATCGCCGCATGGAACGATCTCGACAAGGCGTTGACCGACGGCATCCTCGTCAAGGGCATGATCACCGGCAAGGTGAAGGGCGGCCTGACGGTCATGGCCAACGGCATCCGCGCCTTCCTGCCCGGCTCCCTGGTGGACACCCGGCCGGTCAAGGACACCACGCCCTTCGAGGGCAAGGAATTCGAGTTCAGGGTCATCAAGCTCGACCGAAAGCGCAACAACGTCGTGCTCTCCCGCCGCGCCGTGCTCGAAGCCAATATGGGCGAGGAGCGCCAGAAGCTGCTGGAAAACCTCCAGGAAGGCACCGTCGTCAAAGGCATTGTCAAGAACATCACCGACTACGGCGCGTTCGTGGACCTCGGCGGCATCGACGGCCTGCTGCACATCACCGATCTGGCCTGGCGCCGCGTGCGCCATCCGTCGGAAGTGCTCAACGTCGGCGACGAGGTCACCGCGAAAGTGCTCAAGTTCGATCAGGAGAAGAACCGCGTCTCCCTGGGCATGAAGCAGCTCGGCGACGATCCGTGGATGGGCATCGCCCGCCGCTACCCGCAGGGCACGCGCCTGTTCGGCAAGGTGACCAACCTGACCGATTACGGCGCCTTCGTCGAGATCGAGCAGGGCATCGAGGGCCTGGTGCACGTTTCCGAGATGGACTGGACCAACAAGAACATCCACCCGACCAAGGTCGTCCAACTGGGCGACGAGGTCGAGGTGATGATCCTCGAGATCGACGAGGAGCGCCGCCGCATCTCCCTGGGCATGAAGCAGTGCCAGTCGAATCCGTGGGACGACTTCGCGGTGAATCACAAGAAGGGCGACAAGGTGTGCGGCGCCATCAAGTCGATCACCGACTTCGGCATCTTCATCGGCCTGCCCGGCGGCATCGACGGCCTGGTGCACCTGTCCGACCTGTCCTGGTCCTCCACCGGCGAGGAAGCCAAGCAGAACTACAAGAAGGGCGACGAAGTCGAAGCCGTGGTGCTGTCCATCGACGTCGAGAAGGAGCGCATCTCCCTGGGCATCAAGCAGCTCGAAGGCGACCCCTTCACCAACTACATCGCCACCCACGACAAGAACAGCGTCGTTCGCGGCACGGTGAAGAGCGTCGACGCCAAGGGCGCCGTGGTCGACCTGGGCGGCGACATGGAAGGCTACCTGCGTGTTTCCGAGGCTTCCCGCGAGCGCATCGAGGACCTTCGTTCGCTGCTGAAGGAAGGCGACGAGGTCGAGGCGATGATCATCAACGTGGACCGCAAGTCCCGCTCGATCAACCTCTCGATCAAGGCCAAGGATCAGGCCGAGCAGACCGAGGCGATGCAGAAGCTGGCCTCCGACAGCGGCGCTTCCAGCGGCACCACCAATCTGGGGGCTCTGCTCAAGGCCAAACTGAACCAGCAGTAA
- a CDS encoding LapA family protein has product MKLLVWLLRGAVFVTLFGLAVKNGDSVELRFYLDQSWQAPLSLVLLGAFAAGAVVGLTIALTSRIRRRHDR; this is encoded by the coding sequence ATGAAGTTATTGGTCTGGCTGCTGCGTGGCGCGGTCTTCGTCACCCTCTTCGGACTGGCGGTCAAGAATGGCGATTCGGTCGAGCTGCGTTTCTATCTCGACCAGTCCTGGCAGGCGCCGCTGTCGCTGGTATTGCTGGGCGCCTTTGCGGCGGGCGCCGTCGTTGGCCTGACCATCGCACTGACCTCGCGGATTCGCCGGCGGCATGACCGTTGA
- a CDS encoding DUF2442 domain-containing protein — translation MILHTTEVTPLSDYRLFVRFNNGEAGVVDLSGELDGEIFAPLRDPERFATAYQHPVMRTVAWANGADLAPEFLLDLLRGQQRHAA, via the coding sequence ATGATTCTGCATACGACCGAAGTGACGCCGTTGTCCGATTACCGGTTGTTCGTGCGTTTCAACAACGGCGAAGCCGGCGTGGTCGATTTGTCTGGCGAGCTGGATGGCGAGATATTCGCGCCGTTGCGCGATCCGGAACGGTTTGCGACCGCGTATCAGCATCCCGTCATGCGGACGGTCGCCTGGGCGAACGGCGCCGATCTGGCGCCGGAATTCCTGCTCGATCTCCTGCGGGGCCAGCAACGGCATGCGGCTTGA
- the lapB gene encoding lipopolysaccharide assembly protein LapB, with protein sequence MTVEIELWWLLVLPVFFGLGWVAARVDLTSLLRESRALPRSYFRGLNFLLNEQPDKAIEAFLEAAKVDPETIELHFALGSLFRRRGETDRAIRVHQNLIERDGTQEQLRDDQRLHALSELGQDYLKAGLLDRAEDIFLKLRGTVRDEEARKCLLEIYQQEKEWAKAIDEASAMPDHADHLWQAGIAEFHCELASNEILHGRPEEARRQLDEAVAVNRKCVRATILLGDLAESEGRVEEAIEAWNRVEQQNPVYVALVADKLMEAHRKLGRERQGAQLLRGYMERHPSLDLLDAVFLSELSSNGAEAAYKLVRDELRRNPTLLGLDKLLEAQVMVAPPERRADLELVKNLIHNHTRRVARYRCDNCGFKARQFHWRCPACGGWETYPPKRTEEFDLNP encoded by the coding sequence ATGACCGTTGAAATCGAGCTCTGGTGGCTCCTGGTCCTGCCCGTATTTTTCGGACTGGGCTGGGTCGCCGCCCGCGTCGATCTCACGTCCCTGCTGCGCGAGTCTCGGGCATTGCCCCGTTCCTACTTCAGGGGCCTCAACTTCCTGCTCAATGAACAGCCCGACAAGGCCATCGAGGCCTTCCTGGAAGCGGCGAAGGTCGATCCCGAAACCATCGAGCTGCACTTCGCCCTGGGCAGCCTGTTCCGCCGCCGCGGCGAAACCGACCGCGCCATCCGGGTTCACCAGAACCTGATCGAGCGTGACGGCACGCAGGAGCAGCTGAGGGACGACCAGCGCCTGCATGCGTTGTCCGAGCTGGGACAGGATTACCTGAAGGCCGGCCTGCTCGACCGCGCCGAGGACATCTTCCTCAAGCTGCGCGGAACCGTGCGCGACGAAGAGGCTCGGAAGTGCCTGCTTGAAATCTACCAGCAGGAGAAGGAATGGGCCAAGGCCATCGACGAGGCCTCCGCCATGCCCGACCATGCCGATCACCTCTGGCAGGCCGGGATTGCCGAGTTCCATTGCGAACTGGCGTCCAACGAAATCCTGCACGGACGCCCGGAGGAGGCGCGCCGCCAGCTCGACGAGGCCGTGGCGGTCAATCGGAAATGCGTGCGCGCCACCATCCTCCTGGGCGACCTGGCCGAGAGCGAAGGCCGGGTGGAGGAAGCCATCGAGGCCTGGAACCGCGTCGAGCAGCAGAACCCGGTCTATGTCGCGCTGGTGGCCGACAAGCTGATGGAAGCCCACCGAAAGCTGGGTCGGGAGCGGCAAGGCGCCCAGCTGCTGCGCGGTTACATGGAGCGCCATCCCTCGCTCGACCTGCTCGACGCCGTCTTCCTGTCGGAGCTTTCTTCCAATGGCGCCGAGGCCGCCTACAAGCTCGTACGCGACGAGCTTCGCCGCAATCCGACGCTGCTCGGCCTCGACAAGCTGCTGGAGGCCCAGGTCATGGTGGCGCCGCCTGAGCGGCGCGCCGACCTCGAACTCGTCAAGAATCTCATCCATAACCACACGCGCCGCGTCGCCCGCTACCGCTGCGACAACTGCGGCTTCAAGGCGCGCCAATTCCACTGGCGCTGCCCGGCTTGCGGCGGCTGGGAAACCTA
- the aroA gene encoding 3-phosphoshikimate 1-carboxyvinyltransferase: MNYLDLPALSRAAGAVRLPGSKSISNRTLLLAALAEGATGIRDLLDSDDTRVMLAALRRLGIEIESVEADGYRVKGAGGVFPVKEADLFMGNAGTAIRPLTAALALSGGHYRLSGVPRMHERPIGDLVDGLRQIGADVRYAGNEGFPPLEIFPAKVRLDAQLFSPVRVRGDVSSQFLTALLMALPLTGRTALIEMTTELISKPYIGITLNLMARFGVTVEREDWARFTIPGGQRYMSPGVVHVEGDASAASYFLAAGAIGHGPVRVEGVGRNSIQGDVRFAEALARMGAEISFGPNWIESRLGCADRLEGISLDCNHIPDAAMTLAVVALFARGPTTLSNIASWRVKETDRIAAMATELRKLGATVEEGADFIRVTPPEKLTPNAAIDTYDDHRMAMCFSLVALGGVPVRINDPGCVAKTFPDYFDEFAKVCK; this comes from the coding sequence ATGAACTACCTTGACCTTCCCGCGCTGTCCCGCGCCGCTGGCGCCGTCCGTCTGCCCGGCTCGAAGAGCATCTCAAACCGCACGCTGCTGCTGGCGGCGCTGGCGGAGGGTGCGACCGGAATCCGCGATCTGCTCGACTCCGACGATACGCGGGTGATGCTTGCCGCGCTGCGCCGGCTGGGCATCGAAATCGAATCCGTCGAAGCGGACGGTTATCGGGTGAAGGGGGCGGGGGGCGTTTTTCCGGTCAAGGAAGCCGACCTGTTCATGGGCAACGCCGGCACGGCGATCCGGCCGCTGACCGCGGCGCTGGCGCTTTCCGGCGGGCACTACCGGCTCTCCGGCGTGCCGCGCATGCACGAGCGGCCCATCGGCGACCTCGTCGATGGCCTGCGCCAGATCGGCGCGGACGTGCGTTACGCGGGCAACGAGGGTTTCCCGCCGCTGGAGATATTCCCGGCCAAAGTGAGGCTCGACGCGCAATTATTTTCACCTGTGCGCGTGCGCGGCGACGTATCCTCGCAGTTTCTCACCGCGTTGCTCATGGCGTTGCCGCTGACCGGCAGGACCGCCTTGATCGAGATGACGACGGAATTGATCTCGAAGCCCTACATCGGGATCACGCTGAACCTCATGGCGCGCTTCGGTGTGACAGTGGAGCGCGAAGACTGGGCGCGCTTCACGATTCCGGGCGGGCAGCGGTACATGAGTCCCGGCGTCGTGCATGTCGAGGGCGACGCCTCGGCGGCCTCGTATTTTCTCGCCGCGGGCGCCATCGGCCACGGTCCGGTGCGCGTCGAGGGCGTGGGGCGCAACAGCATCCAGGGCGACGTGCGATTCGCCGAGGCGCTGGCGCGCATGGGCGCGGAGATCAGCTTCGGCCCCAACTGGATCGAAAGCCGCCTTGGCTGCGCCGACCGGCTGGAGGGCATCTCGCTGGACTGCAACCACATCCCGGACGCGGCCATGACGCTCGCCGTGGTGGCCCTGTTCGCCCGTGGGCCGACCACGCTTTCAAACATCGCATCGTGGCGCGTCAAGGAGACCGACCGCATCGCCGCGATGGCGACCGAGTTGAGGAAGCTCGGCGCGACGGTGGAGGAGGGCGCCGATTTCATTCGCGTGACTCCGCCCGAAAAGCTCACGCCCAATGCCGCCATCGACACCTACGACGACCACCGCATGGCGATGTGCTTCTCGCTCGTTGCGCTGGGCGGCGTGCCCGTTCGCATCAACGATCCCGGCTGCGTGGCCAAGACCTTTCCGGACTATTTCGACGAATTCGCGAAGGTGTGCAAATGA
- a CDS encoding prephenate dehydrogenase/arogenate dehydrogenase family protein, translating into MASKVAGKVVICGVGLIGGSFALALKAALGERCPRIAGMGRTRAPLEQALRIGVIDEIATDWASALDGADLVLLGMPVGQMAPVMRAMAPHLGPGAIVTDGGSTKSDVVAAARAAFGTKIGQFVPGHPIAGAEKSGVAAATADLYRGRRVVLTPLPENPAADVNAVRAVWKICGAKVSVLAPEEHDRVFAAVSHLPHLLAFALVHEFAGRDNADQLFGFAAGGFRDFTRIASSHPEMWRDICIANRRALIAELDAYMAELMRTRVLLAAADGAGLEAMFTSARARRDAWLESLLPSGE; encoded by the coding sequence ATGGCGAGCAAGGTCGCAGGCAAAGTCGTTATTTGCGGCGTCGGGCTGATTGGCGGCTCGTTCGCGCTGGCGCTGAAGGCGGCGCTGGGCGAACGCTGCCCGCGCATCGCCGGCATGGGCCGCACCCGCGCGCCGCTCGAGCAGGCGCTCCGGATCGGGGTGATCGACGAGATCGCCACCGACTGGGCCTCGGCCCTCGACGGCGCCGACCTCGTGCTGCTCGGCATGCCGGTCGGCCAGATGGCGCCGGTGATGCGCGCCATGGCGCCGCACCTCGGACCGGGGGCGATCGTCACCGACGGCGGCAGCACCAAGTCCGACGTCGTGGCGGCGGCGCGCGCGGCCTTCGGCACGAAAATCGGCCAGTTCGTGCCCGGCCACCCCATCGCGGGCGCCGAGAAGAGCGGCGTGGCGGCGGCGACGGCCGACCTGTACCGCGGCCGGCGGGTTGTGCTGACGCCGCTGCCGGAGAATCCGGCGGCGGACGTGAATGCGGTGCGTGCCGTCTGGAAGATCTGCGGCGCGAAAGTTTCCGTGCTGGCCCCCGAGGAACACGACCGCGTCTTCGCCGCGGTGAGCCACCTGCCGCACCTGCTGGCCTTCGCGCTGGTGCACGAGTTCGCCGGCCGCGACAACGCCGACCAGCTCTTCGGCTTCGCCGCCGGCGGCTTCCGCGACTTCACGCGCATCGCCAGCAGCCATCCCGAGATGTGGCGCGACATCTGCATCGCCAACCGCCGCGCGCTGATCGCCGAACTCGACGCCTACATGGCCGAACTGATGCGGACGCGCGTGCTGCTCGCCGCGGCCGACGGCGCTGGGCTGGAAGCGATGTTCACTTCGGCCCGCGCCCGGCGCGACGCGTGGCTGGAGTCGCTGTTGCCGTCCGGGGAGTAG